Below is a genomic region from Paenibacillus rhizovicinus.
TCCCCCCGCCGATTCCCTCCGACAATTCCCCTCTGACGATGATCGGCGCTTGCATATAGCCTTTCTCCTTCGTGCGCTGGCCGACGACCTTATTGAACGAGAACGACTCCCCGGGAAAAATAACCGTATTATTAATCGCTTGGGCCGCCAGCCGGATGTTATGCGAGCGGTTCTTGTTGCGGCCGTTGTAGTAGGTGACATACTGGCCGATCGGCTTTTCCTTGATGTCCGCCAGCAGCTCGCGGTCCACCCGCGGGTAGACGTTCATCAGCGGCGCATCGATAACGGACGAGCCGGTACCGTAGAAGTACTGGAAAAACTGTTCGGTGAACGCCTTCTGATCGAGCCGGTGCCCGACCACGTCGGGGACGATTCCCCCTTGATCGTTTAAGATCGCGTTGCGAGGGGCTTCATAGCTCTGCTTCTCCAAGCTCGTGACGAGCTTGTCGAATTTGTCCAAATCCACCATCGTGAACCCGGGCGACGCATACTCGGTACGGTTGATCACGACGACGTTCTGTCCCCGAAGCGTCACGGATAACCGCTCTTCCGCTTGCGCTTTCGGTTGTTCTTCTACTTGCGCTTTCGGTTGCTCTTCTCCTTGCTTGAATATGGAATCGACGATATGCCCGCTGCTGCCGCCCTGCTGAATCAGCCATAAGATACCCGTCATC
It encodes:
- a CDS encoding VanW family protein, with amino-acid sequence MKWFWMTGILWLIQQGGSSGHIVDSIFKQGEEQPKAQVEEQPKAQAEERLSVTLRGQNVVVINRTEYASPGFTMVDLDKFDKLVTSLEKQSYEAPRNAILNDQGGIVPDVVGHRLDQKAFTEQFFQYFYGTGSSVIDAPLMNVYPRVDRELLADIKEKPIGQYVTYYNGRNKNRSHNIRLAAQAINNTVIFPGESFSFNKVVGQRTKEKGYMQAPIIVRGELSEGIGGGICQVSSTLFNASDRAGLYIVKRYSHSRNVPYVRPGRDATVSWNGPDFVFQNRYNQPILIRAQAVPGKMYVAIYSSDVIEYKPRNVPGMTFGHLPDEVSVTSEGNEPIHY